In one Cyclopterus lumpus isolate fCycLum1 chromosome 22, fCycLum1.pri, whole genome shotgun sequence genomic region, the following are encoded:
- the LOC117725424 gene encoding regulator of G-protein signaling 6-like → MAEGSRDQGVGTTDSEEDSPNMIVYRKIEDIVTRIQDEKAGGVAIRTVKSFLSKIPSVVSGADIVQWLVKNLSIEDPAEAIHLGSLIAAHGYIFPISDHVLTLKDDGTLYRFQSPYFWPSNCWEPENTDYAIYLCKRTMQNKARLELADYEAENLARLQRAFARKWEFIFMQAEAQVKIDRKKDKADRKILDSQERAFWDVHRPVPGCVNTTEMDIRKCRRERNPHRVKKSVYGVPDDGQSQPSPVHISSQPTRKTTREDVQKEITFLNIQLDRHCMKVSKVADSLMSYTEQFIEYDPFVSATEPSNPWISDDASFWDFEASRDPSQQRVKKWGFSLEEALKDPVGRDQFLKFLESEFSSENLRFWLAVQDLKRRPLQEVSSRAQEIWQEFLAEGAPSSINLDSHSFERTSQNLKDPGRYSYEDAQEHIFKLMKSDSYARFLRSNIYQDLLLARKKQPADTEQGRRTSLEKFTRSVGKSLTGKRLTGLMQSS, encoded by the exons ATTGAAGACATTGTTACAAGAATACAAGATGAGAAAGCCGGAGGTGTAGCCATCCGGACTGTCAAAAGCTTCCTCTCCAAGATCCCCAGTGTGGTGTCAG GGGCTGACATTGTTCAGTGGCTGGTGAAAAACCTCTCCATTGAGGATCCAG CCGAAGCCATCCACCTTGGGAGTCTCATCGCTGCCCATGGCTACATCTTCCCCATCTCCGACCATGTCCTGACACTTAAAGATGATGGAACCCTTTATCGCTTTCAG TCTCCATACTTCTGGCCTTCAAACTGTTGGGAGCCTGAGAACACAGACTATG CCATTTACCTGTGCAAGCGCACCATGCAGAATAAGGCCAGGCTTGAGCTAGCTGACTATGAGGCT GAAAACCTCGCCCGGCTGCAGAGGGCATTCGCCCGGAAGTGGGAATTTATCTTCATGCAAGCTGAGGCTCAAGTCAA GATTGACAGGAAGAAGGACAAGGCAGATAGAAAGATCCTGGACAGCCAGGAGAGGGCCTTCTGGGACGTCCATCGACCAGTG CCAGGCTGTGTCAACACCACAGAGATGGACATCCGCAAGTGCCGGAGAGAGAGGAACCCACACAGGGTAAAAAAG TCGGTCTACGGGGTTCCAGATGATGGCCAGAGCCAGCCGAGTCCCGTCCACATCAGCTCCCAGCCGACCAGGAAGACCACCAGGGAGGACGTTCAGAAGGAG ATTACCTTCTTGAACATCCAGCTGGACAGACACTGCATGAAGGTTTCCAAAGTGGCGGACAGTCTGATGAGCTACACGGAGCAGTTCATAGAATATGACCCCTTTGTGTCGGCCACAGAGCCTTCCAACCCCTGGATCAGTGATGACGCTTCCTTCTGGGACTTTGAGGCAAG TCGTGACCCCAGCCAGCAGCGTGTGAAGAAATGGGGCTTCTCTCTGGAGGAGGCTTTGAAAGATCCGGTGGGACGAGACCAGTTCCTGAAGTTCCTCGAGTCCGAGTTCAGCTCAGAGAACCTGAG GTTCTGGTTAGCGGTGCAGGATCTGAAGCGGCGGCCGCTCCAGGAAGTGTCCTCCAGGGCGCAGGAGATCTGGCAGGAGTTTCTGGCCGAGGGCGCACCAAGCTCCATCAACCTGGACTCTCACAGCTTCGAGCGCACCAGCCAGAACCTCAAAGACCCCGGCAGATACAGCTACGAGGACGCTCAG GAGCACATATTCAAGCTAATGAAAAGTGACAGCTATGCACGCTTTTTGCGATCCAACATCTACCAAGACCTCCTGTTAGCCAGAAAGAAG CAGCCAGCAGACACTGAACAGGGCCGCCGCACCTCCTTGGAGAAGTTCACCCGCAGTGTG GGCAAGTCATTGACGGGAAAGCGCCTGACAGGCCTGATGCAGTCATCCTGA